A region from the Candidatus Electrothrix scaldis genome encodes:
- a CDS encoding metalloregulator ArsR/SmtB family transcription factor, whose product MRQFIQAMKALSDPSRVAVLKILEQGELCVCEIQHLLGLAQPTVSKHMKILEEAGLVKRRREGTWILYSLSAGEESPYAQTMLTQLKDWLQDDPGVRKMIQLLPEAATLRSDKKNIHPFHE is encoded by the coding sequence ATGCGGCAATTCATCCAAGCCATGAAGGCCCTTTCCGACCCGAGCAGAGTTGCTGTTCTGAAAATACTGGAGCAGGGAGAGCTCTGCGTCTGTGAGATCCAGCATCTTTTAGGCCTAGCACAACCAACTGTTTCCAAGCACATGAAGATCCTTGAAGAGGCTGGTTTAGTCAAGCGAAGACGAGAGGGTACCTGGATACTGTACAGTCTCAGTGCTGGTGAAGAGTCCCCCTATGCCCAGACCATGCTCACCCAGCTCAAAGACTGGCTGCAAGACGATCCGGGGGTTCGAAAAATGATTCAACTACTTCCCGAAGCAGCGACCTTACGTTCTGACAAGAAAAACATCCACCCCTTCCATGAATAA
- a CDS encoding permease: MEPLQPLQPIQPAGCGCEKKPTGQTTSIKKLSKAQAWLLGILGLGLWYLIYSQLLPFSHFFTYSLLGINKGSHLGESIQFFVYDTPKVMLLLTLVVFLIGVVRSFFTPERTRRYLAGRREAVGNVLAALLGIITPFCSCSAVPLFLGFVQAGVPLGVTFSFLIAAPMVNEVALILLYGLLGWKVASTYLISGLIIAIIAGWVIGRLHLEHWVEDWVQEMRAGQPLVLNKKLTWHDRVDMGWVAVKEIIGKVWIYVIAGIAVGAGIHGYVPENVMASIMGGEQWWSVPAAVLVGIPMYSNAAGIVPVLEALLGKGAALGTALAFMMSVIALSLPEMVILRKVLKPKLIAVFVGVVGSGILFTGYLFNQLM, translated from the coding sequence ATGGAACCCTTACAACCTTTACAGCCCATACAGCCTGCGGGTTGCGGCTGTGAGAAAAAGCCAACCGGTCAGACGACCAGCATAAAAAAATTGAGCAAAGCGCAGGCATGGTTACTTGGCATTCTGGGCCTTGGCCTTTGGTACCTGATCTATAGCCAACTCCTGCCCTTCTCCCATTTCTTCACCTACAGCCTCCTGGGCATCAACAAAGGAAGCCACCTCGGTGAATCAATCCAATTCTTTGTCTACGACACCCCCAAGGTCATGCTGCTGCTCACCCTTGTGGTATTCCTGATTGGTGTTGTCCGATCTTTTTTTACCCCGGAGCGAACCCGCCGCTATCTCGCAGGCAGAAGAGAGGCTGTCGGCAATGTGCTGGCCGCTCTGCTGGGCATCATCACCCCATTTTGCTCCTGCTCGGCTGTTCCCCTTTTCCTCGGGTTTGTGCAGGCGGGCGTGCCCCTCGGCGTCACCTTCTCCTTTCTCATTGCCGCTCCCATGGTGAACGAGGTTGCCCTGATCCTTCTATACGGCCTCTTGGGCTGGAAAGTTGCCTCAACCTATCTTATTTCAGGCCTGATCATTGCTATCATCGCAGGCTGGGTAATCGGTCGTCTACACCTTGAACATTGGGTGGAAGATTGGGTACAGGAAATGCGGGCAGGACAGCCCCTGGTGTTGAACAAAAAACTCACCTGGCATGACCGGGTAGACATGGGTTGGGTTGCGGTCAAAGAAATTATCGGCAAGGTCTGGATCTACGTGATTGCTGGCATAGCAGTGGGCGCAGGTATCCACGGCTATGTACCGGAAAACGTCATGGCCTCTATTATGGGGGGCGAACAATGGTGGTCTGTGCCAGCAGCAGTCTTGGTGGGAATTCCCATGTACTCCAACGCGGCGGGAATAGTGCCTGTACTGGAGGCTCTGCTTGGCAAAGGGGCAGCCTTGGGAACAGCTCTGGCCTTTATGATGAGCGTTATCGCCCTTTCCCTGCCGGAAATGGTTATCCTGCGCAAGGTACTTAAACCGAAGCTGATTGCAGTCTTTGTTGGTGTGGTGGGCTCAGGAATCCTCTTTACCGGATACCTGTTTAATCAGTTGATGTAA
- the tadA gene encoding tRNA adenosine(34) deaminase TadA, protein MKREEQEARDFYCMGKALDFAAYAATQEEVPVGAVLVDRDYEIIAGAGNNCIRAHDPTGHAEIHTLRSAADKLGNYRLPETTMYVTLEPCPMCAAAMIQARVERIVFGAIDPKGGGLQSLYTIGSDGKLNHRFAITGGVRAEECATLLKDFFRRRRKKG, encoded by the coding sequence ATGAAAAGAGAGGAGCAGGAGGCACGGGATTTCTATTGTATGGGCAAGGCCCTTGATTTTGCCGCCTATGCCGCAACTCAGGAGGAGGTACCTGTGGGGGCGGTCCTGGTGGATCGGGATTATGAGATTATAGCCGGGGCAGGGAATAACTGCATTCGAGCTCATGATCCTACCGGTCATGCTGAGATCCATACCTTGCGGTCAGCGGCGGACAAGTTGGGTAATTACCGCCTGCCGGAAACCACCATGTACGTCACTCTGGAGCCCTGTCCCATGTGTGCGGCAGCCATGATCCAGGCTCGGGTGGAGCGTATCGTCTTTGGGGCTATCGATCCCAAGGGCGGAGGCCTGCAATCTTTATATACTATAGGCAGCGATGGGAAGCTGAATCATCGTTTTGCAATTACCGGAGGGGTCAGGGCCGAGGAATGTGCCACGCTTCTCAAGGATTTTTTTCGGCGGCGAAGAAAAAAAGGATGA